ACGCTGATCGACACCCACGGGGCGGCGGTCGGCGCGGCAGCCGACGACGCCGGACAGGCCGGGGAGATCGCCCGCACGCTGCGCTGCCTGCTCGGCCTGGCGGTGCCGACGCTCGGCGTCGTCGTCGGCGAGGGCGGCTCCGGCGGGGCGATCGCCCTCGCGGCGGTGGACCTGCTCGCGGTGCAGCGCACGGCGACGTTCAGCGTGATCGCGCCCGAGGGTGCCGCCGCGATCCTCCACCGCGATCCGGACCGTGCCGCCGAGGTCGCTGATCGGCTGGGGCTGCGCAGCGCCGACCTGGTGCGGCTCGGCATCGCGGACCTCGTGGTCGACGACGACCCGGGTGGCACCCTGGCGGTGATCGACCGCTGGCTCGCCGACCCCGGCCGCGCCGACCCACCTGGCCGTCGTGCCCGCTGGCGGCGCGTCGCCGACGGGGACGAGCCGCCCCACGCGGACCGGCCCGCCCCGCAGATCCCTCCCCCATGACGCCCCCACCCTCCCCCTCCGCCCCGCCGCCGGCAGACGAC
The sequence above is a segment of the Euzebya sp. genome. Coding sequences within it:
- a CDS encoding carboxyl transferase domain-containing protein; this encodes GGRASRHTGWDDVPPFDGSAWEAVEAARAPARPGADAILEGLDGLVPLVGDRAGGSDPHTTVALARLGGRRFVVVAQDHGPVEPAGYRTAQRGMALAERLGIPLVTLIDTHGAAVGAAADDAGQAGEIARTLRCLLGLAVPTLGVVVGEGGSGGAIALAAVDLLAVQRTATFSVIAPEGAAAILHRDPDRAAEVADRLGLRSADLVRLGIADLVVDDDPGGTLAVIDRWLADPGRADPPGRRARWRRVADGDEPPHADRPAPQIPPP